The Xenopus tropicalis strain Nigerian chromosome 2, UCB_Xtro_10.0, whole genome shotgun sequence genome window below encodes:
- the sytl2 gene encoding synaptotagmin-like protein 2 isoform X5 codes for MKAQDESISKVLDWLNRSSESGDDEPNMSENKPVNSEKPVPIYTDKCGEGNNVPQEMLVSGNTMPALLQQKPPSYIQPVSDVISPPSNEVDRAGVEGNVELTTFENLEDLQQATDSFQNSMGPTAEPLVFGTSKGGIGKIHNHVHFAEDMENQQKEDALSPARLPSPVQNDFLPIDENGVQETLVPENLESILIQGQAEANTQSEFLHENSIGVLENVESPSHINTNLPEASTDFGVPKQSSEVGEPLVFGYSRGGIGKMRNPVVNELGNVAIDNTNNLDSANTKDQVTPIVREEETKIPENFLTQGSDPILQEQPIVEGLSGSSPYQSETENNYDEPGVETNADFWTQAAIKYVPGTINEVTEGSLNLGEGKHSTIEFGEKETAELPQNAENMDSEDTDNQADEVTLANPQSLGQCESNQESGTKISDFEPKSINEVKQFWEKGEKERNTQSEMKKSTQKDVAALGSQIHVKESIAAFSQKSSSFESDDGNSGLVTFKKVILDEESLPSIAQLKTFWEQERNKLENLECRPKNELIENGTGQCEVRPTFATPPLNFDRMEKRKKNRKRHTFHCFFEGDQDSVSKQDYLTRGVSLHDGALGVDKKYNSSTFQSLRSFWDAGKNIQDDPMLPAVEKNLEPPTIQAATTTNLQNGPDTTFQEKGRQISNLSDEELSLSDSNNTVKSETEINMENPNIQTSSSQEPVSETVVKTVAPSKAATELQKEITDADLDFGSEVKPICDSTSQNTMIDHLPLESKETEMRDQDTPENPDQDRFEHSQSNVVEESDTICNMPTSEIFTSTEEPVEEGLNSPISFPNSDLYSYHTRPQEQSNEYPKTNTLELIPNNITGYDENRTSILETDLMANNTSLKEDTSYQTESSTAASDESAYATQEEFLSSSERVPPDGRSFDNELENSSNALEKLNERDLPEEVYEGLEKTSLERNNDLETNLEKLARESVPPAEGQQFPSSDPEIVSSDSSQPPMSLIFNDSVQGNLAMPEKQSKKEIIEKIKNPDIRSRPFYTNFDTGLAKLYRESLDLDPSGLEASDQNPVSVENNMEVQNPNEFVHMSLSAQSSAFINDPELHDSDHATPEESISSDSMYSDALSEVVDSVKRTAVQRRELFANDFQISQEVVSDAEDLMGGSQSKVFIQTASIKLQMNRYNRNMSEQGVSADSSSTEGETPTQDSSVPQDDHREVGERRELVEDDDPADPLLQHVTQSTPLKERNSSLRRSTLQLYLEAPYRRDLSKSIDFELTGYLAPEAGHQKYQDDITVPKEDRDHTYEEVRADKVVPERSHFSDPEKLKRLSQSVPSFLNDDTDGRETDSASESSFQLGRHKKSPSSLTNLSGSSGMASLSSVSGSVMSIYSGDFGNVDIKGNIQFALDYADNLQEFQVFVSQCKDLAAADVKKQRSDPYVKAYLLPEKAKMGKRKTGVKKKTLNPVYNDVLRYKISKNALLSQTLNLSVWHHDVLGRNSFLGEVDVNLASWDWSNKQMNWYPLQPRTPAAGIGLENRGEMKLALKYVPEAFTGAKNAGTGEVHIWLKECTNLPMLRGNKINSFIKCTILPDTSRKSRQKTRAVDKTPNPYFNHTMVYDGFRKEDLKEACVELTVWDHNKLTNHFLGGLRIGLGTGKSYGTPVDWMDSNAAEATTWEKMITSPDTWVEAILPLRMLKMAKMAK; via the exons ATGAAAGCACAGGATGAATCAATATCAAAGGTTCTAGATTGGTTAAATAGAAGTTCTGAATCAGGTGATGATGAACCCAATATGTCGGAGAATAAACCAGTCAACAGCGAAAAGCCTGTACCCATTTATACTGATAAATGTGGAGAAGGTAATAATGTACCACAGGAAATGTTAGTATCAGGAAACACCATGCCTGCTCTTCTTCAGCAAAAGCCACCGTCTTATATTCAGCCGGTATCGGACGTTATATCGCCACCAAGTAATGAAGTTGACCGTGCAGGAGTTGAGGGAAATGTTGAATTAACCACCTTTGAAAATCTTGAAGACCTTCAACAAGCCACAGACAGTTTTCAGAATTCAATGGGGCCAACTGCAGAACCACTGGTATTTGGAACAAGCAAAGGTGGTATTGGTAAAATCCATAACCATGTTCATTTTGCAGAAGATATGGAGAACCAACAGAAAGAAGATGCTCTGTCTCCTGCAAGACTTCCATCTCCAGTACAAAATGACTTTCTTCCTATTGATGAGAATGGAGTACAGGAAACCCTGGTGCCAGAGAACTTAGAGTCCATTCTTATCCAGGGCCAAGCCGAAGCAAATACACAGTCAGAGTTTTTGCATGAGAACAGTATAGGGGTGTTAGAAAATGTTGAGTCACCATCACATATTAATACTAACTTACCAGAAGCATCAACGGATTTCGGAGTTCCTAAACAAAGTTCAGAGGTAGGAGAACCTCTAGTGTTTGGCTATTCCAGAGGTGGCATTGGTAAAATGCGAAACCCGGTAGTTAATGAATTAGGTAACGTAGCCATAGACAATACCAACAATTTGGACTCTGCTAATACAAAAGACCAAGTTACACCAATTGTTAGGGAAGAAGAAACTAAAATACCAGAAAACTTCCTAACACAAGGTTCTGATCCCATTCTTCAAGAACAACCCATAGTGGAGGGTTTATCAGGGTCAAGCCCCTACCAGAGTGAAACTGAGAACAATTATGATGAACCAGGTGTTGAGACAAATGCTGACTTCTGGACACAAGCTGCTATCAAATATGTCCCTGGAACTATAAATGAAGTCACTGAAGGGTCACTCAATCTTGGAGAGGGAAAACACTCAACCATTGAATTTGGTGAAAAAGAAACTGCGGAGCTTCcacaaaatgctgaaaatatgGACTCCGAAGATACTGACAACCAGGCAGATGAGGTTACATTAGCTAATCCCCAGAGTCTAGGGCAATGTGAATCCAATCAAGAGTCGGGGACCAAGATAAGTGATTTTGAGCCTAAGAGCATAAATGAGGTTAAGCAATTCTgggaaaagggagaaaaggaaaggaaTACCCAATCAGAAATGAAAAAATCAACCCAAAAGGATGTTGCAGCCCTGGGGAGTCAAATTCATGTAAAAGAAAGTATAGCTGCTTTTAGTCAGAAAAGTAGTTCATTTGAAAGTGATGATGGCAACTCGGGCTTAGTGACCTTCAAAAAGGTAATACTGGATGAAGAATCCTTGCCAAGCATTGCTCAGCTAAAGACATTCTGGGAACAGGAAAGAAACAAACTGGAAAACCTAGAATGCAGACCGAAAAATGAGTTAATAGAAAATGGAACGGGCCAGTGTGAAGTAAGGCCCACTTTTGCCACGCCCCCATTAAATTTCGATAGGATGGAAAAACGAAAGAAGAACAGAAAGAGACACACCTTTCACTGCTTTTTTGAGGGTGATCAGGATTCAGTTTCAAAGCAGGATTATTTGACTAGAGGTGTTTCATTGCATGATGGTGCATTAGGGGTAGACAAAAAGTACAATTCTTCCACATTTCAAAGTTTAAGAAGTTTCTGGGATGCAGGGAAAAATATTCAGGATGACCCTATGCTCCCTGCAGTTGAAAAAAACCTAGAACCACCAACTATACAGGCTGCTACAACTACTAACCTCCAGAATGGGCCAGATACAACTTTTCAAGAGAAAGGTAGGCAAATTTCCAATCTCTCAGATGAAGAGTTATCTCTAAGCGACTCAAATAATACAGTCAAATCTGAGACAGAAATCAACATGGAGAATCCAAATATCCAAACTAGTTCTTCACAAGAACCTGTTTCGGAAACCGTTGTCAAAACTGTAGCCCCATCTAAAGCTGCTACAGAATTACAGAAGGAGATCACAGACGCAGATCTTGATTTTGGAAGTGAGGTAAAACCTATATGTGACAGTACTTCTCAAAATACCATGATTGATCATTTGCCACTAGAGTCAAAAGAGACTGAAATGAGGGATCAGGATACCCCTGAAAATCCTGACCAGGACAGGTTTGAGCATAGTCAGTCGAACGTTGTTGAAGAATCGGATACAATATGCAATATGCCCACTTCTGAAATCTTTACTTCCACGGAGGAACCAGTTGAGGAAGGCCTAAACAGCCCTATAAGTTTCCCCAACTCTGATCTCTACTCTTACCATACAAGACCGCAGGAACAGTCTAATGAATATCCAAAAACAAACACACTTGAGTTGATACCAAACAATATAACTGGATATGATGAGAATAGGACTTCTATACTAGAGACTGATTTAATGGCAAATAATACTTCTTTGAAGGAAGACACAAGTTACCAGACAGAAAGTTCAACTGCTGCTTCTGACGAAAGTGCTTATGCCACACAGGAGGAGTTTCTATCTAGTTCTGAAAGGGTTCCTCCTGACGGTAGGTCTTTTGATAATGAGTTGGAGAACAGCAGCAATGCTCTAGAGAAACTTAATGAGAGAGATCTTCCTGAAGAAGTATATGAGGGTTTAGAAAAAACGTCCCTGGAAAGAAACAATGACTTGGAAACTAACCTTGAAAAGCTAGCCAGAGAGTCCGTACCTCCTGCTGAGGGGCAGCAGTTTCCTTCAAGCGATCCGGAAATCGTTTCATCTGACTCTTCCCAGCCTCCAATGTCGCTTATTTTTAATGATAGTGTTCAAGGAAACCTCGCCATGCCAGAAAAGCAGAGTAAAAAAGAAATTATAGAAAAGATCAAAAATCCAGACATTCGATCTAGACCTTTCTATACCAATTTTGATACAGGATTGGCAAAGTTGTACAGAGAATCACTTGATCTGGATCCTTCAGGCTTGGAAGCTTCAGATCAAAATCCAGTAAGTGTGGAAAATAACATGGAAGTGCAAAATCCTAATGAATTTGTTCATATGAGTCTGTCTGCCCAGAGCAGCGCTTTTATAAATGATCCTGAACTACATGACTCCGATCATGCAACCCCCGAGGAAAGCATTTCTTCTGATTCTATGTATAGTGACGCTTTGTCAGAGGTAGTTGACAGCGTCAAGAGAACTGCCGTACAGCGAAGGGAACTGTTTGCTAACGACTTTCAAATATCTCAAGAAGTAGTAAGTGATGCTGAAGATCTGATGGGAGGCAGCCAATCAAAAGTCTTTATTCAGACTGCCTCTATCAAGCTCCAAATGAACAGATACAATAGGAACATGAGTGAGCAAGGAGTCAGTGCTGATAGTTCTTCTACTGAAGGTGAAACCCCAACTCAAGACTCTTCGGTGCCCCAAGATGATCATAGAGAAGTGGGAGAGCGAAGGGAACTGGTTGAAGATGACGACCCCGCTGATCCTCTTCTTCAGCACGTTACACAGAGTACTCCGCTTAAAGAAAGAAACAGCTCATTACGGAGGAGCACCTTGCAACTTTATCTCGAAGCTCCCTATCGAAGAGACCTCTCCAAAAGTATCGACTTTGAGCTCACCGGATACCTTGCCCCTGAGGCAGGCCATCAAAAAT ACCAAGACGACATTACTGTTCCGAAGGAGGATAGGGACCATACCTACGAAGAGG TCCGTGCAGATAAAGTCGTTCCGGAGAGAAGTCATTTTTCCGATCCAGAGAAACTAAAGCGACTGAGCCAATCGGTGCCCTCCTTCCTCAATGACGAT ACTGATGGCAGAGAGACAGATTCAGCATCAGAAAGCAGTTTTCAGCTTGGCAGACACAAGAAGAGCCCCAGTTCTCTAACCAATCTTAGCGGCTCCTCTGGCATGGCCTCCTTATCTTCT GTTAGTGGAAGCGTCATGAGCATCTACAGTGGAGATTTCGGCAATGTGGACATCAAGGGTAACATCCAGTTTGCTTTAGATTACGCCGATAACCTGCAGGAGTTTCAGGTCTTTGTCAGCCAGTGCAAAGATTTGGCTGCGGCGGACGTTAAGAAACAGCGATCGGACCC CTATGTGAAAGCCTATCTACTTCCAGAAAAGGCAAAAATGGGAAAGAGAAAAACGGGAGTCAAGAAGAAGACTTTGAATCCTGTCTACAATGATGTTCTAAGG TATAAAATCAGCAAGAACGCTCTCTTGAGTCAAACGCTAAACCTCTCGGTCTGGCACCATGACGTCCTGGGGCGCAACAGTTTTCTAGGAGAAGTGGATGTTAACTTGGCATCTTGGGACTGGAGTAATAAGCAGATGAACTGGTACCCACTGCAGCCTCGG ACACCCGCTGCTGGAATTGGGCTGGAAAACAGAGGGGAGATGAAATTAGCTCTGAAATATGTCCCAGAAGCCTTCACGG GTGCTAAGAATGCTGGGACGGGCGAGGTGCATATATGGCTAAAGGAATGCACTAATCTCCCCATGCTTAGAGGAAACAAAATAAACTCctttatcaaatg TACGATCCTTCCTGATACAAGTAGAAAAAGCCGCCAGAAAACACGGGCGGTAGACAAGACCCCGAATCCCTATTTCAACCACACCATGGTTTATGATGGGTTCAGGAAAGAAGATCTAAAAGAAGCTTGTGTGGAACTTACAGTCTGGGACCACAACAAACTGACCAATCACTTTTTGGGAGGCTTAAGGATAGGCTTAGGCACAG GTAAGAGCTATGGAACCCCGGTGGATTGGATGGACTCCAATGCGGCCGAAGCAACCACGTGGGAGAAAATGATCACCTCCCCGGATACATGGGTGGAAGCCATACTGCCGCTCAGGATGCTAAAGATGGCTAAAATGGCCAAATAA